AAGACACGCCACCAGCGTTCGTTCTGAGCCAGGATCAAACTCTTCATTAATTTTTTAAAGTCTTGGTCCCGTTAATCACGTTCGTATTATTGATAACTAAAGTTATCCTTTAATCTTTGGCTCGGTCATGTCCAAGCAAGCTTGGCCGCGACTCTCGCCTTCTGATTAATTGACTATTCCAAGAAATCTCTTGGACCCGTCACTAAGCACATCTCCGATTCCTTCAATCTACTCAGCAACCTCTCGGGTTGCTGTCCCTTGATCGCGGCTTACTTGGTTCTTCGCGTTTAGCGTTTCGTTTTCGGCCGTCCCTCTCAGGAACGACGCCAATTATAGAATTTTCAGGAACATTTGCAAGGGTGTTTTTGCAGAAAAAAGCGCATTTTTTTCTTATTTTCGCAAAAAACGGGAATAACACGGCTCTTGCGCAGGGAGTTCCCCGAGAATTCACAAACTATTCACAACTTTTTTAAGAGCCTCAAGAATCTTTTTGCCGAAAATCGCCCAAATTCACTGCAAAAGGTCCATAATCGCCTTAAAAGGATCCTCATTCATATCTATAGAAGAGCAATTCATCTGGCCACGGAACCATGTAAGTTGCCTTTTGGCGTAATTGCGGGTCTTTTTCTTGACTTCTTCGATAACACCCGCCATTTCGGAGGCACTTTTCGCCTGCAAGAGTTCGCGATAGCCCAGGCTTTGCCACGCCGGAGCCGTAAGCGGCACCGTTTGAGAAAGTTCCTGAACTTCTTCGACCCAGCCTTCCTTAATCATCTGATCGACGCGGGCATCAATTCGTTTGTACAAAACGTCCCTTTCGCGCTGCAACCAAAAAACAGGCACCGCCCCAATTCCGCCTTCACGTTCCTTCTGATAACCCGATAAAGGGCGCCCCGTCGCCTCAAAAACCTCAAGGATACGCACAAGACGTTGCGCATTATTCGGATCCACATTCGCGGCCGATTCAGGATCCACCTCGCAAGCCATTTTGTACAAACTAGCAGAACCCTCGCAAGCGGCCATATCCTCGAATTTTTTACGGACGCTCGGGGGAACGGCAGGAATATTGGGCAAACCGAGAAGAAGACTTTGTACGTAAAGTCCTGTACCACCGACCAAGATGTATTTCTTGTCGGGGTTTTCGGCCAGCAAGTGTTTAACCTGGCGACAGAACTCCCCCGCCGAAAAAGTTTCGGTAGGAGGCAAAAAATTGACCAAGTGATGCTTGACGCGCTTAAGGCTTGCCGTATCCGGCTGCGCCGTGCCTATGGAAAATCCTTTGTACACCTGCCTGGAATCGACGCCAATGATTTCGGCATTAAACGATTCCGCAAGTCGCAGGGACAATTCCGATTTTCCGATTCCGGTCGCTCCGACCAAGGCAAACACAATAGGCATACCGGCAATTTAGTTATATTAGCACCTACCATGGGAAAAATGAAGCACATTCTTGCCATAATTATTGTTTTAGTGATTTTAATCGGAGGGTTCGTTTTCTTACTTCCGAAACTCCCCGAACTATACAAGACAAAGGTGCAAGGGCTACTTGGCCAAAAGGAATCTACGGCAGAACAAACCGTAGAAAAGGACACCCGTCCGTTCGAAGAAAAAATGGACTCGGCCCTGTCGCCGCTGCAGGTCAGCTACTCCAAGCGTAAAAAACGCCACATTTGGACAATGGGTGGCGGCGAAACGGTCATCATGTATTTGCTGCAGGTAAAGCGCTTTGCCGAAAAGAATGGCGGCAAGATTCTTTACATGGAAGAGCTTTACAACTTGGACCCCTCTATTTTCCAGGCGGCAAAAGTCGACCTTTTGAACGACAAGGGCGACACTCTCAAACTGGAACTTCAAGTCTCCCGCAACGAATTCAAGCCGGGAGCATCGCTACTCGCCGTCGCATTCCAGGTGACGAACCTGACGCCCGAACTGATTGTCGCACTCAAGAAATTGGACTACCCGTATGACTTGTTGATTCCGCCATTCGGTTTAAGCGAAACTGACTACGCGAATTTAGACAACATAAACAACAAGAGCGAAACCCTTTGGCTCACGCTTGAATCGACCAAACTGAACAAGGCTCACAACAAATTAAGACCCTTGCGCATCCACCACACTGAAGAACAAATCGAGACCGTGATTGGAGATGCACATGCCAAGTTCCCGGAAGCAAGGGGCATTGTCTCGCGTTATGGCGAGCAGGCCGTAGAACACAAGCAACTTTTGCAGGCCATTTTGACACCCGCCAAGGACCGAGGCCTTTGGTTTTTGGATATTTCGGCGAACAAGCGTTCCATCGTGATGCAGACTTGCAAAGAAATCGGGATGAGATGCAAGACCGCTACGGCCTACAACCCGGAAAACAGCTCGCTTGACGACTATTCCAAGGCAAAAATCAGGGAAGCAAAGCGCAACGGCCTCGCCGTGATGATTCTTCCCTTGAGCATGAGCTCTATCGAAAAATTGAACGATTTGCCGGCAAAAGCGAAAGCCCAGGGTACCACTCTAATAAATTTATCTACTTTTATGAAGAAATGACAAGGAGCCTTGTATGACCGTAAAACTTGGATTTAACGTTGATCATATCGCCACCATCCGCGAAGCCCGCAAGATTTGCGAACCGGATCCGATTGCAGCGGCAGTACTTGCAGAAATCGCAGGCGCTGCAGGCATCACCATGCATTTGCGCGAAGACAAGCAGCATATCCAGGATCGCGACGTACAGCTTTTGCGCCGCACGGTAACGACCAAGATGAACTTGGAAATGAGCCCCACGCAAGAAATGCTCCAGGTGGCAATCAACAACCAGCCCGACATGGTGACTCTTGTCCCCGAAACCCACACGGAACTTTCCACCGAAGACGGCCTGAACGTCGCTGCCAAGGCAAACGACCTCGTGAAACCGGTCATGACGCTCAAGAACAACGACATTTCCGTAGGCGTGTTCATTGACGCCGAAACCGAACAAGTCAAGGCGGCCAAGAAAATTGGTGCTGATTTCGTTGAATTCAACACAGGCAAATACGCCACCAGTTGCACACTCGGAAGCAACGAAGAAGTGGAACGCGAAATTTCCGCTCTCGAAGACATGACGGTTCTCGCCCGCAAATACGGCCTCAAGGTCAAGGCCGGCCGCGGACTCAACTACAGAAACGTCGGCGCTATTGCCGCCATTGAAGGCATCGACGAAATCATCGTCGGCCATAGTATTGTGAGCAAGGCTGTAATGATTGGCATCGACCGCGCCATTCGCGACATGATCGATGCGATTAAGGGCTAATAGTCCTTATACTCCACATTCTGAAGTACAAGCCCCTGGGGCGGCGCCCATGTGCGTTCGCCCTTAAATTTTTTTTCGAAAATAGTTTGTACGGTCCCCAGCGGAAGCTTGCCACGACCGACATCGAATAGCGTGCCAACCATGGCCCTCACCTGACGATGCAGGAACCGGTTACCCTTGATATGGAACATGCAACTCCAGTCATTCAGGCGTTCCAGGCGGAATTCCGTGAGAATGCAGTCCGTCGGTTTGCCGTCGTTTCGGGGAATGCAGAAGTCAATAAAGTCATGATGTCCCAGGAAGGACTTGGCCTCTTGCTCCATGGCATCAAGATCGAGATTCAAGGAACCGCACTCCCAGCCGAAGTCACGTAACAAGGCGACCGGACGGGTAAAAATCGTATACTGGTAATACCGGCACAAGGCGTCGTATCGCGAATGGAAATCCGGCGCACAAGGTTCGAGGTCACGAATGCGGATGAGCCTCTGGGTAAGCCCGTTGATCGAGCGGACGATTTTCGCGCAATCGATTTCACCGTCGAAATCAAAATGCACGCACTGTCCGCGGGCATGCACGCCCGTATCGGTACGGCCAGAACCCGTAATGCGCACTGGCGTACGAAGAGCGACGCTAAAAGCCTGTTCTAGCGCGGACTGTACTGTAACGAACTTGGTTTTTCCGCCTTCGTTCTGGGCCTGCCAGCCGTAAAAGGCCGACCCCAGGTATTCGCAGCGGAAACGATAACGCATTAGCCCATGGCTTCCTTGATGACCGCTTCCACCTTTTCCTGAGAAATCTTCAGGCTAGAGGCGATAGCCGAGGCGGGGAATCCGCGGCGGGACATCTGGAGAATCTTCGTCTTTTCGTTGGATTCACGATCGAAGCGCGTAATTTCGAGCGGGCTTTTGAGGTTCGGGTCACCCGTGAGGTTGCGGCTCTGGGCGCGCAACTTCATGGTGCGTTCACGAGAAAGGCCGCGAGGGGCACGCAATACGTCAGACAGATTCTGCATAGCAGAAGTGATACGTTCCTTGGCCGTGGGTCTGAGAGTCGGCTTGTTGTCGGGAACGCCCGTCAAAATCTTGTTTTCAGGAACGCCGTTTTCGTCTTCGAATTCAACCTTCGGTTCTTCTTCGGGCTTGGCCTCCTGCTTTGCTGCCGCCTCTTGTGCAAGCGTTTCACGCTTTCTGGCAGCATACGCCTCGGCGTCGGCAATAATGGAACGCTTTTCACGGCGCGGGCGCGGCGGAATCGTCGCATCGTCAAGAGACGCCTTCGGTTCCTTAAATCGTTCGGCCTTGGTGGCCTCCATACGACGCGTAATAATTTCTTGACGCTTTCTCAAGACAAAGATCAAGATGACAACGCAAACGGCAATGGCAAGAATGCCACCCAAAATCCATTTGACAATGTCAGAGGCGTGGGATTTTTCTTCAACAGCGGCGCCATCCGAAGAGGCAGACACCGGAGCAAAACGCATCGAGGACAATTCTTCCCATGCAGAGTCCAGCTGCAAGCGGATATTTACCTGAAGGTCAGGATCAGACTTTGCATTCCAGAGTTCAAGTTCAAGCGAATCAATTTTAGAGCGTGCAGCCAGATAAGCTTCGGCATCAAAGGAACTTCCCGAACCAGAGAAATCCATCAAGAGGTACACAGCCAAAGCGGATGCCAGGACAAGCAGCACGATGGGAGCTAAAAATTTTTTCATAGCCTAAAAATAGTAAAAAAAAGAAAATACGCCCAATGGTCCCCGTTGAGAACGTTGAAAAAACCTCAACGCTTTTCAACAAAGATAAGGCCAGACACCCCTTTTACCCCGCTCATTTTCTATCTTTCTACTCAAGAACTCTTTGTTCTCCTCCTAACCCCCAAAAAGCTCAGCTAGCGCAAGTTAGCTGAGTTTTTTTATTTCCGGCCTACTCTTGGGCGATTTGCCCCATAAATAAAAAGCCTGCAAGGCGGAACCGTCTTGCAGACAAATTAACAAAAAAAAAGACGTCTAACCGTTTATTTTTTGGGAGGCAGGGCCTCGGCAAGAATCACGCGATTACCGCCAGACTGGACAGCCATCTGCATTGATTCGCCTGCAGCCTGCAGGAGTCCGCGGGCGTCGCCTGCATGGGCCGGCATAACGGCCACACCCATACTGAGAGTCGTTTCGAGGACGCTTTCGCCATAGGCAATCTTGAGCTGGGAAATCTCGTTGCGGATCCGTTCGGCGCGGGCACGCGTAATCTTGAGGTCTGCACCCGGCAGAATCACGCAGAACACGTCGCCTTCGTAGCGGCAAGGGATATCTTCGTTGCGGACATAGCCCGGCAGGCGCTGGCCCAGCTCCCACAGGAGCTGTTCTACCGCATGACGGCCACGCTGTTCCTGGATCTGGGACACGGAATCCGGATAAATCATGACAAGCCCGATCGGGGAGCGATGGCGAGTAGCCGCAGAAACTTCGCGAATCAGGGATTCTTCCATATAGCGACGGTTGAACAGGCCCGTAAGGCCGTCGCGAATGCTATGCTGCTTGTAGCGGGCATTCAGGTTCTGGGTCGCAATATAAAGGCCAAACGTTGCAGAAACCGCGCTCACCTTGGCATGCCAGTCATCCATAGTTTCGTTGTCAGGCAGGGCATCGGTCTGCAGAGAGAAAATACCGAAATGTTCTTCGACGCCTTCAATCGGGGCGCAGAACGAAATTCCGTGCGGGTGGAGGTGCAAGTGCGTGCAACCGCCGTTCACGCTCGGGTTCGAATAGTCCGTAATAACGATATCGCCGGCATC
The Fibrobacter sp. UWB5 DNA segment above includes these coding regions:
- the miaA gene encoding tRNA (adenosine(37)-N6)-dimethylallyltransferase MiaA; translated protein: MPIVFALVGATGIGKSELSLRLAESFNAEIIGVDSRQVYKGFSIGTAQPDTASLKRVKHHLVNFLPPTETFSAGEFCRQVKHLLAENPDKKYILVGGTGLYVQSLLLGLPNIPAVPPSVRKKFEDMAACEGSASLYKMACEVDPESAANVDPNNAQRLVRILEVFEATGRPLSGYQKEREGGIGAVPVFWLQRERDVLYKRIDARVDQMIKEGWVEEVQELSQTVPLTAPAWQSLGYRELLQAKSASEMAGVIEEVKKKTRNYAKRQLTWFRGQMNCSSIDMNEDPFKAIMDLLQ
- a CDS encoding divergent polysaccharide deacetylase family protein, giving the protein MGKMKHILAIIIVLVILIGGFVFLLPKLPELYKTKVQGLLGQKESTAEQTVEKDTRPFEEKMDSALSPLQVSYSKRKKRHIWTMGGGETVIMYLLQVKRFAEKNGGKILYMEELYNLDPSIFQAAKVDLLNDKGDTLKLELQVSRNEFKPGASLLAVAFQVTNLTPELIVALKKLDYPYDLLIPPFGLSETDYANLDNINNKSETLWLTLESTKLNKAHNKLRPLRIHHTEEQIETVIGDAHAKFPEARGIVSRYGEQAVEHKQLLQAILTPAKDRGLWFLDISANKRSIVMQTCKEIGMRCKTATAYNPENSSLDDYSKAKIREAKRNGLAVMILPLSMSSIEKLNDLPAKAKAQGTTLINLSTFMKK
- a CDS encoding pyridoxine 5'-phosphate synthase — its product is MTVKLGFNVDHIATIREARKICEPDPIAAAVLAEIAGAAGITMHLREDKQHIQDRDVQLLRRTVTTKMNLEMSPTQEMLQVAINNQPDMVTLVPETHTELSTEDGLNVAAKANDLVKPVMTLKNNDISVGVFIDAETEQVKAAKKIGADFVEFNTGKYATSCTLGSNEEVEREISALEDMTVLARKYGLKVKAGRGLNYRNVGAIAAIEGIDEIIVGHSIVSKAVMIGIDRAIRDMIDAIKG
- the truA gene encoding tRNA pseudouridine(38-40) synthase TruA; the encoded protein is MRYRFRCEYLGSAFYGWQAQNEGGKTKFVTVQSALEQAFSVALRTPVRITGSGRTDTGVHARGQCVHFDFDGEIDCAKIVRSINGLTQRLIRIRDLEPCAPDFHSRYDALCRYYQYTIFTRPVALLRDFGWECGSLNLDLDAMEQEAKSFLGHHDFIDFCIPRNDGKPTDCILTEFRLERLNDWSCMFHIKGNRFLHRQVRAMVGTLFDVGRGKLPLGTVQTIFEKKFKGERTWAPPQGLVLQNVEYKDY
- a CDS encoding GGDEF domain-containing protein, with the translated sequence MSMLTYFFWLVTFVAGVVVAFFVPETTVPVGGKFVFIGAWGAVLGLVLYNVCKRKLDIAEEDFNEALYSIKDSKLSMTSGLSAQDPDPLASSPEPEDMPLPTGAISSKEALAKKVDEICVKFPLEAWKKYARCLLKDRPVPEVIKALQDLLPQLFPNASGILYMYAGTQTDLHKVLSFGETVISDDVIRPVECASFDAGDIVITDYSNPSVNGGCTHLHLHPHGISFCAPIEGVEEHFGIFSLQTDALPDNETMDDWHAKVSAVSATFGLYIATQNLNARYKQHSIRDGLTGLFNRRYMEESLIREVSAATRHRSPIGLVMIYPDSVSQIQEQRGRHAVEQLLWELGQRLPGYVRNEDIPCRYEGDVFCVILPGADLKITRARAERIRNEISQLKIAYGESVLETTLSMGVAVMPAHAGDARGLLQAAGESMQMAVQSGGNRVILAEALPPKK